In Parcubacteria group bacterium, the following are encoded in one genomic region:
- a CDS encoding peptidoglycan-binding protein, with the protein MQEILIREGVYSGSATGYFGSLTREGVKAFQRKYGIVFSGDERTTGYGMAGPRTRQKLEERR; encoded by the coding sequence TTGCAGGAGATCTTGATACGGGAGGGAGTCTACTCGGGATCCGCAACCGGATACTTCGGAAGCTTAACGAGAGAGGGAGTTAAGGCCTTCCAGAGGAAATACGGTATTGTCTTTTCAGGAGACGAGCGAACAACAGGATATGGCATGGCGGGACCGAGAACGAGGCAGAAATTGGAGGAGAGGAGGTAG
- a CDS encoding RlmE family RNA methyltransferase: protein MIYIPLDKWALRAQKEGYVARSAYKLLDIDRRFHIFKKGDSVLDLGCSPGSFVQVAAEKIGSKGFIVGVDTEPLKVNPRTKNLRVGARFLFIKKDVYDSDLIVKIKEIATKKFDVVLSDLSPKTSGQKDIDQWKSHELALRVLDIVKTELKENGRAVIKIFEGPDTPEIIKLCKEIFKSVVLIKPEASTKGSKEAYIVAIDPVRSPTSRQTPSASYF, encoded by the coding sequence ATGATTTACATCCCTCTTGATAAATGGGCCCTGCGGGCTCAAAAAGAAGGCTATGTTGCCCGTTCGGCTTATAAACTGCTTGACATTGACCGCCGTTTTCACATATTTAAAAAAGGCGACTCGGTTTTAGATTTGGGGTGTTCTCCCGGAAGCTTCGTTCAGGTGGCAGCGGAAAAAATTGGTTCGAAAGGATTTATTGTCGGAGTTGATACCGAACCGCTTAAGGTAAATCCCCGCACTAAAAATTTGAGAGTGGGGGCGCGCTTTCTTTTTATAAAGAAAGATGTCTACGACAGTGACTTGATTGTCAAAATAAAAGAGATAGCAACTAAGAAGTTTGATGTCGTTTTATCTGATCTCTCGCCAAAAACTTCCGGCCAAAAGGATATTGACCAATGGAAATCCCATGAATTGGCTTTGAGGGTTTTAGATATTGTAAAAACGGAATTAAAAGAAAATGGCAGAGCTGTTATAAAAATTTTTGAAGGTCCGGATACGCCGGAAATTATTAAGCTCTGCAAAGAAATTTTTAAAAGTGTCGTCTTAATAAAGCCGGAAGCGTCGACCAAGGGAAGTAAGGAGGCATATATTGTAGCTATTGACCCCGTTAGAAGTCCGACAAGTCGGCAG